In one window of Nicotiana tabacum cultivar K326 chromosome 12, ASM71507v2, whole genome shotgun sequence DNA:
- the LOC107788309 gene encoding uncharacterized protein LOC107788309, producing the protein MVKEKNMQTFLILWVAVAALLSQNLLIPVMSTAAFEEKKTYNSPDPNIRSPPRSSRTPPSHGSGSGSGTPPSQGGGGHGGTPPANCGNPPSGGGRRNPSPPPPSGGRGGGYYPSPPTFGGSPPSTPSTPTPPTTPIIGPGTPSTPGVSVPSPPFNPNSPPSRGGYYPSPPTYGGIPPSIPTPSTPSTPTIVTPPTTPIIGPGTPSTPGISTPSAPFDPYSPPSGGYIYPSPPSFPTPSTPGFPTILTPPTPIIDPGIPSTPGIYIPPPLFDPNSPPFPLDYWRTNPALIWGLFGWWATVGSAFGVASTPGFGGNLNLLQALSNPCADGVGDLYREGTASLLNSMVSKNFAYSTKQVRDSFVAALSSDKAAAAQARVFKLANEGRFKPKA; encoded by the exons ATGGTGAAGGAGAAAAACATGCAAACTTTTCTAATCCTATGGGTTGCAGTTGCCGCTTTGCTCTCACAGAATTTGCTCATTCCTGTCATGTCTACTGCGGcgtttgaagaaaagaaaacctATAACTCTCCGGACCCAAATATCAGAAGTCCTCCAAGAT CTTCGCGAACACCTCCATCACATGGCTCAGGAAGCGGCTCGGGAACGCCACCCTCTCAAGGAGGCGGTGGCCATGGAGGAACACCGCCTGCTAACTGTGGTAATCCGCCAAGCGGAGGGGGGCGTCGTAATCCCAGTCCACCTCCTCCTTCTGGAGGTCGTGGAGGTGGTTACTATCCCTCCCCTCCAACTTTTGGGGGAAGCCCTCCAAGTACTCCCTCCACACCTACCCCACCAACTACTCCTATCATTGGCCCAGGCACGCCAAGCACTCCTGGCGTCTCCGTACCATCACCTCCATTTAATCCCAATTCACCACCTTCTCGAGGTGGTTACTATCCCTCCCCTCCAACTTATGGTGGAATTCCTCCAAGTATTCCTACACCTAGCACCCCGTCCACACCAACCATTGTAACCCCACCAACTACTCCTATAATTGGCCCAGGCACCCCAAGCACCCCTGGGATATCCACGCCTTCAGCTCCATTTGACCCCTATTCACCACCTTCGGGCGGTTACATCTATCCCTCCCCTCCAAGTTTTCCTACACCTAGTACCCCCGGTTTTCCCACAATTCTAACTCCACCTACTCCAATCATCGACCCAGGCATTCCAAGCACTCCTGGTATTTACATACCTCCACCTCTATTTGATCCCAACTCACCACCTTTCCCACTCGA TTACTGGAGAACTAACCCGGCTCTAATATGGGGCTTGTTTGGCTGGTGGGCAACTGTTGGTAGCGCATTTGGTGTGGCTAGTACTCCAGGGTTCGGGGGGAACTTGAACCTGCTGCAAGCACTTTCAAACCCTTGTGCCGATGGCGTTGGGGACCTCTACAGGGAAGGAACAGCTTCTTTGTTGAACTCCATGGTGAGCAAGAATTTCGCTTACAGTACCAAACAAGTTAGGGATAGTTTTGTTGCAGCACTCAGTTCAGACAAGGCAGCAGCAGCTCAGGCGCGGGTATTCAAGTTAGCCAACGAAGGTCGATTCAAGCCCAAAGCTTGA
- the LOC107788310 gene encoding uncharacterized protein LOC107788310 has protein sequence MVLKLPNNVQNKRLSIVIAFLLFISVLYLVLYRENGEQSGSSSEIIKQNWDSFSSVVKLDPTVEFRNGTDIIWQIPDSPKAILFLAHGCDGKAANFWDRSSKCPNCVGLPEERLLTLNALARKFSVIVVSSAEACWSFKEERFVVKDIIEWWIAKQKLQHLPLVALGASSGGYFVSILATDLRFSSITVMIIEGLYDQIEIPESYPPTLFVHMPKDKSRMQKLERFAILLKGKHIDVAEVKCLEFPLSPNLFADRIPDIDVATSAKLFSLFQEKGFVDKNGFMTNDGRDIHWKETLQERDIVLPDKSLAKHIEEEMNLAFAFHEMTSLQSEQIFNWFETHLS, from the coding sequence ATGGTGCTCAAACTACCGAATAATGTCCAAAATAAACGACTGTCTATTGTGATTGCATTTCTACTCTTCATTTCTGTTCTATATTTGGTTTTGTATCGAGAGAACGGAGAACAATCTGGTTCATCATCTGAGATAATCAAACAGAATTGGGATAGTTTTAGCTCTGTCGTTAAGTTAGACCCCACAGTAGAGTTCAGGAATGGAACAGATATAATATGGCAAATCCCTGACTCACCCAAAGCAATTCTTTTTCTTGCACATGGTTGTGATGGTAAAGCAGCTAACTTTTGGGATAGATCATCTAAGTGCCCGAATTGTGTCGGTTTACCTGAAGAGAGGCTTCTTACACTTAATGCTCTAGCTAGGAAATTTTCAGTTATCGTGGTATCAAGTGCTGAGGCGTGCTGGTCGTTCAAAGAGGAAAGATTCGTCGTCAAAGATATTATTGAGTGGTGGATTGCTAAGCAAAAGCTTCAACATTTGCCTCTTGTAGCTTTGGGTGCTTCCTCTGGAGGATACTTTGTTTCAATTCTCGCGACTGATTTAAGATTTAGTAGCATCACGGTCATGATTATCGAAGGATTGTATGATCAAATAGAGATACCAGAGAGTTATCCGCCCACCCTTTTTGTGCACATGCCAAAAGATAAGAGTAGGATGCAGAAACTAGAACGATTCGCGATACTCCTGAAGGGAAAACACATTGATGTTGCAGAAGTTAAATGCTTGGAGTTTCCTCTGTCGCCTAATCTGTTTGCTGATAGAATCCCTGATATTGATGTTGCTACATCGGCGAAGTTGTTTAGTCTATTTCAGGAAAAGGGTTTTGTCGATAAGAATGGTTTCATGACAAATGATGGGCGTGATATACATTGGAAGGAGACTCTCCAAGAGAGAGATATTGTTCTCCCGGATAAGTCCTTAGCAAAGCACATTGAAGAGGAAATGAACCTTGCATTTGCTTTTCATGAAATGACCAGCTTGCAATCTGAGCAAATCTTCAACTGGTTTGAGACTCATTTGAGCTAA